From a single Paenibacillus sp. FSL R5-0345 genomic region:
- a CDS encoding acyl-[acyl-carrier-protein] thioesterase, whose translation MDNSSNLVWIEDFSVHASDTDYRSQGKLSFILDIMQCAADFAVGNLGISVEEILNAGMGWMMITLDLDFKRIPRPNDVLSVHTWSKGTKGALWQRDYRIFDADHIEIARARSIWALVDIEKRKILRPNALPVQVKHYNGDSVGDMPVKVTIPTDITMEEAYRYQVRYSGLDSNGHLNNARYGDLCCDALSLAEWDNAEFTRFRITYLQEAKFGDELTILRSAVTDDGIYVRGQNSDTIFFEACLELKDIK comes from the coding sequence ATGGACAACAGTAGCAATCTTGTGTGGATAGAAGATTTTTCTGTACATGCGAGCGACACGGATTATCGTTCGCAGGGTAAGTTATCCTTTATTCTGGATATCATGCAATGTGCGGCAGACTTCGCGGTGGGTAATTTGGGGATAAGTGTGGAAGAAATTCTGAATGCAGGAATGGGCTGGATGATGATTACGTTAGATCTTGATTTTAAGCGTATTCCTCGCCCAAATGATGTGCTTAGCGTACATACCTGGAGTAAAGGCACTAAAGGGGCTTTATGGCAACGGGATTATCGTATTTTCGATGCAGATCATATAGAGATTGCCAGAGCGCGTTCTATATGGGCTTTAGTAGATATTGAGAAGAGAAAGATACTCAGACCGAACGCTCTTCCAGTTCAGGTTAAGCACTATAATGGCGATTCAGTAGGCGATATGCCTGTTAAGGTAACGATCCCTACTGATATTACTATGGAAGAAGCTTATCGGTATCAGGTAAGATATAGTGGGCTGGATAGCAACGGACATCTGAATAATGCCCGATACGGAGATTTATGTTGTGATGCACTCAGTTTAGCGGAATGGGATAATGCAGAGTTTACACGCTTCCGGATTACTTATCTACAAGAAGCAAAGTTTGGGGATGAACTGACTATTTTACGTTCGGCAGTAACCGATGATGGTATATATGTACGTGGTCAGAATAGTGATACTATATTTTTTGAAGCTTGTTTAGAGTTAAAAGATATTAAGTAA
- a CDS encoding RNA polymerase sigma factor: MERRSPGVQVNQTIIEEAIDQVLTGKREAYRTIIQAYERKIHTYCYYILRSHEEAEDAVQDIFVKVYQELRRYEKRVSFNAWLYKVAYHHCLDQVRKRKRWNRLIKLYTALQTKTYYELNDESPVEQLFSNLSTEESNMLILKVVEQYSFEEMGQIMGCSPSMLRKRYERLRKKLVSEKIYEGGIQLDEVAKSNG; the protein is encoded by the coding sequence TTGGAACGTCGCAGCCCCGGGGTCCAAGTGAATCAAACAATAATTGAAGAGGCTATTGATCAGGTTCTTACGGGTAAGCGCGAAGCCTATAGAACTATAATACAAGCCTATGAAAGAAAGATTCATACTTATTGCTATTATATTTTGAGAAGTCATGAAGAAGCAGAGGATGCTGTGCAAGATATATTTGTAAAAGTGTATCAGGAACTCAGACGTTATGAGAAACGAGTCTCTTTTAATGCATGGCTGTATAAAGTGGCTTATCATCATTGCTTGGATCAGGTTCGCAAACGCAAGAGATGGAACAGACTGATTAAGCTTTATACAGCACTGCAAACAAAGACTTATTATGAACTTAACGATGAATCTCCGGTAGAGCAGCTATTTAGCAATCTCTCAACAGAAGAAAGTAACATGCTAATCCTTAAAGTGGTAGAGCAATATAGCTTTGAAGAAATGGGCCAGATCATGGGTTGTAGCCCGTCAATGCTGCGTAAGAGGTATGAACGGTTACGAAAGAAGCTTGTTTCAGAAAAAATCTACGAGGGAGGGATACAACTTGATGAAGTGGCAAAATCGAACGGATGA
- a CDS encoding DUF4179 domain-containing protein: MKWQNRTDEQRLQQIAETVRSHEMPITSYSEQIMNRIEKMEVQGNQQKNTNGKLFKKTLIAACTAAVVGTLIIGTGLVSPAWADKLSQVPILGNIFSDLDDSGLKNAVGKGLTTNPDVSITHDGVTLKISDVMYDGTRLVLGFEREGIQNDLVMAKITNFWNNDFDQSEKGLLGMPVVKLPNGKEVIFGSSRTGDIYGQSNTLLLELNEVQNTEEFGEEFEVSVSVPVAQVEEPFVFQVPVKKVTEEAIRLTPDQTKSRGAFSYTVKNLDITPATTRIVINSTGEVPVSPEQTGEYSPTEVFYQIEDDQGNIIEPYNRGYNLYPAIPLLIVDKIYAAFSETPKYVTIKPYTCTFDKDLNLLKDADGQRIKTFYEELELTIQIQ, translated from the coding sequence ATGAAGTGGCAAAATCGAACGGATGAGCAGAGGTTGCAGCAGATTGCTGAGACTGTCCGAAGTCATGAAATGCCGATAACAAGCTATAGTGAACAAATAATGAATCGAATTGAGAAGATGGAAGTTCAGGGAAATCAACAAAAGAACACAAACGGCAAGTTGTTTAAGAAAACGTTGATTGCGGCCTGCACAGCTGCGGTAGTTGGAACGTTGATTATTGGAACTGGTTTAGTATCTCCCGCCTGGGCAGACAAGCTGAGCCAGGTTCCTATTCTAGGAAATATTTTTAGTGATTTAGATGATTCGGGACTGAAGAATGCTGTTGGAAAAGGACTTACAACTAATCCAGACGTTAGTATTACTCATGATGGAGTAACCTTGAAAATTAGTGATGTAATGTATGATGGTACACGTCTGGTTTTGGGGTTCGAAAGAGAAGGTATTCAAAATGATCTCGTAATGGCTAAGATAACGAACTTTTGGAATAATGATTTTGATCAATCTGAAAAAGGGTTGCTTGGAATGCCTGTAGTTAAACTCCCTAATGGGAAAGAAGTGATATTTGGTTCTTCAAGAACAGGTGATATCTACGGGCAATCGAACACACTTTTACTAGAGCTTAATGAGGTTCAAAACACCGAGGAATTTGGGGAAGAATTTGAGGTAAGTGTAAGTGTACCTGTAGCCCAAGTCGAAGAGCCATTTGTATTTCAAGTACCCGTGAAAAAAGTAACTGAGGAGGCTATAAGGCTTACTCCAGATCAAACGAAGAGCAGAGGAGCGTTTAGTTATACCGTTAAGAATCTAGATATTACGCCTGCAACGACTAGAATAGTTATTAATAGTACGGGGGAAGTTCCTGTATCACCAGAACAAACAGGGGAGTATAGTCCAACGGAGGTGTTCTATCAGATCGAAGATGATCAAGGGAACATCATTGAACCGTACAATCGGGGATACAATTTATATCCGGCTATACCACTTCTTATAGTAGATAAAATATATGCTGCATTCTCTGAAACACCGAAATACGTAACCATCAAGCCGTATACCTGTACGTTTGATAAGGATTTGAACCTTTTGAAAGATGCTGATGGACAAAGAATAAAAACGTTCTATGAAGAGCTTGAGCTAACAATTCAGATTCAATAA
- a CDS encoding AraC family transcriptional regulator, producing MNNRQLIIQALDLIEDRLTTLLPVAVLSKEMGYSLYHFTRLFQAVTGIAPGDYILRRRITEAALDILRMPERSLQDISLDYDFNNYETFTRAFKRMLHTTPTLVRKRRTKSQLPLLPRLYEHDLHQAPMDNIISPQLVDLGEIILQGPLVKITDNYSVISNTWSLLFSKVTTIHKRILPEKYYQLGFWPNDYEDNGFSIMCACELNSSPSIAPDHISHSDTSSKSEIYTDSNRALPIHVLPPARYLKFIHRGRSCDIPSTYKYIYGIWLPKTEYRISIPFELEFYGEGYIGPDNEKSVSEIYIPLEFI from the coding sequence TTGAACAATCGTCAATTAATAATCCAAGCATTAGATCTCATCGAGGATCGTTTAACAACGCTTCTTCCTGTAGCTGTCCTCTCCAAAGAAATGGGTTACTCTCTTTATCATTTCACCCGTCTATTTCAAGCGGTCACTGGGATAGCACCTGGCGACTATATATTAAGACGCAGAATCACTGAGGCAGCATTGGATATTTTAAGAATGCCAGAGCGCTCTCTTCAGGACATCTCGCTAGATTATGACTTCAATAATTATGAGACCTTTACCCGCGCTTTCAAAAGAATGTTGCATACGACTCCTACCCTCGTCCGTAAAAGGCGTACTAAATCACAGCTCCCTTTACTACCTAGACTCTACGAACATGATTTACATCAAGCACCTATGGATAATATTATCTCCCCCCAACTCGTTGATTTGGGAGAAATCATTCTTCAGGGACCGTTAGTAAAGATAACCGATAATTACTCCGTTATCTCTAATACTTGGTCGCTGCTTTTTAGCAAGGTAACTACCATACATAAGCGCATACTTCCCGAAAAATATTATCAGCTTGGCTTCTGGCCAAACGATTATGAGGATAACGGATTTTCGATTATGTGTGCCTGCGAGCTTAATTCTTCACCTTCCATAGCACCGGATCACATAAGCCATTCGGATACTTCATCTAAATCAGAAATTTATACAGACAGCAATCGGGCACTACCCATTCATGTATTACCACCCGCCCGATATTTGAAATTCATCCACAGAGGCCGTTCTTGTGATATTCCTTCTACTTATAAATATATTTACGGAATCTGGCTCCCAAAAACAGAATACAGAATATCCATTCCTTTTGAATTGGAATTTTATGGAGAAGGGTACATAGGTCCGGATAATGAAAAATCTGTGAGCGAAATCTACATTCCATTAGAATTTATATAA
- the tsaA gene encoding tRNA (N6-threonylcarbamoyladenosine(37)-N6)-methyltransferase TrmO, with protein MNEQESYNIVPIGWVTGTPRNLRLEIKPEFSPALKGLSQFSHCQVLWWLHEFADDQFRQTTQIQPPYDETLTGVFASRSPIRPNPIGLSVAAILSVDEASGIVEVAGLDAYPDTPILDIKAYFPSADRVMEVTVPDWAANWGDWMAE; from the coding sequence ATGAATGAACAAGAAAGCTATAATATAGTACCTATAGGTTGGGTTACAGGTACGCCACGTAATTTGCGACTGGAAATCAAACCGGAATTTAGCCCGGCGCTTAAAGGTTTATCTCAATTTAGTCATTGCCAAGTGCTTTGGTGGCTGCACGAGTTTGCAGATGATCAATTCCGCCAGACTACACAGATTCAACCACCTTATGACGAAACATTAACTGGAGTATTCGCTTCCCGTTCCCCTATTCGACCTAATCCAATTGGGCTTAGTGTAGCAGCAATCCTGTCTGTCGATGAAGCTTCTGGCATCGTAGAGGTGGCTGGGCTTGATGCCTATCCTGATACACCAATTCTCGATATCAAAGCCTATTTTCCTAGTGCAGATCGCGTAATGGAAGTGACCGTTCCCGATTGGGCTGCTAATTGGGGGGACTGGATGGCTGAATAA
- a CDS encoding DNA topoisomerase III — protein MKTLVLAEKPSVAREIARVMGCNNKQKSYIEGPKYVVTWALGHLVGLAEPEDYNKKFATWALEDLPILPEKTKLKVLRETNQQYKAVQHLMKRQDIEELVVATDAAREGELLARWIMTMAGWKKPFRRLWISSQTDKAIKEGFAKLRPGREFDRLYESARCRAEADWMIGLNVTRALTCKFGSPLSAGRVQTPTLGMIMDREKEITGFRSVDFETLTADFGDFQAAWRASNGDGRIFEKEKTASLKDKLTGRSGRIIKVQKSEKSEPHPLAYDLTELQRDANRKFGFSAKQTSSVLQRLYEQHKLVTYPRTDSRYLTADMTGTLKERLESVAVGPYAALARPLLRKPLPITKRIVDDSKVSDHHAIIPTEQTVLLNGLSTEERKLYDLIVRRFISLFYPPARYDAVAVTVNVEGESFHVKGTTVKDAGWREVYGGDMSNDDDEESSDEPAAGSVKLPELREGATVTISRCVVRPGRTQPPKRYNEASLLTQMEKHGLGTPATRADIIEKLVSSDTIERQGNLLHPTGKGKQLIELVSTQLRTPDLTARWEAELEKIARGQGKPELFLQGIRSMAQELVTGVKTSGAEYKPHNVSNSNCPECGTRLLEKKSKRGKLLVCPADNCGYTRAGEKRLSNRRCPQCHKKMELKEGKAGMFVQCLGCGITETLDKDHKHVNKREQQKLVQQYSKQESIGSNLGELLKAALEGQKKDK, from the coding sequence ATGAAGACATTAGTTTTGGCGGAGAAGCCGTCTGTTGCACGCGAGATTGCACGAGTTATGGGATGTAATAATAAACAGAAGAGTTATATTGAAGGTCCAAAATATGTGGTTACCTGGGCGCTGGGACATTTGGTCGGCCTGGCAGAGCCTGAGGATTATAATAAAAAGTTTGCAACCTGGGCATTGGAGGATTTACCGATTTTACCGGAGAAGACCAAGTTGAAGGTGCTTCGGGAGACGAATCAGCAATACAAGGCTGTTCAGCATCTAATGAAAAGACAGGATATTGAGGAGCTTGTGGTGGCTACAGACGCTGCCCGTGAAGGTGAGCTGCTGGCTCGCTGGATTATGACTATGGCAGGGTGGAAAAAGCCATTCCGGCGGCTATGGATATCCTCGCAGACCGATAAGGCGATTAAAGAGGGATTCGCTAAGCTCCGCCCAGGTCGGGAATTTGATCGTCTATACGAATCAGCACGTTGCCGCGCAGAGGCGGACTGGATGATTGGTCTTAATGTCACGAGAGCTTTGACTTGCAAGTTCGGTTCACCGCTCTCGGCAGGACGGGTGCAAACACCGACATTAGGGATGATTATGGATCGTGAAAAGGAAATAACGGGTTTCCGTTCCGTTGATTTTGAGACGTTAACTGCAGATTTCGGGGATTTCCAAGCAGCTTGGCGCGCTAGTAACGGAGATGGGCGGATATTCGAAAAGGAAAAGACAGCAAGTCTGAAGGATAAGCTTACTGGACGTAGCGGTCGTATTATTAAGGTGCAGAAGAGTGAAAAGAGCGAGCCCCATCCTCTCGCTTATGATCTGACTGAATTGCAGCGTGATGCGAACCGGAAGTTCGGCTTCTCCGCGAAGCAGACTTCCAGTGTGCTCCAGCGTTTATATGAGCAGCACAAGCTAGTCACTTACCCACGTACGGACAGTCGTTACTTAACTGCAGATATGACGGGCACACTTAAGGAAAGACTGGAGAGTGTGGCTGTCGGACCATATGCGGCGCTGGCACGCCCACTGCTGCGCAAACCGCTGCCGATTACGAAGCGAATTGTGGATGATAGTAAAGTAAGTGATCACCATGCCATTATTCCGACAGAGCAGACTGTATTATTAAATGGACTGAGTACTGAGGAACGTAAGCTGTATGATCTGATTGTGCGGCGTTTTATCAGCTTGTTCTATCCCCCAGCGCGCTATGATGCGGTAGCTGTTACCGTCAATGTGGAAGGCGAGAGCTTTCATGTCAAAGGAACGACGGTAAAAGATGCCGGCTGGCGTGAAGTGTACGGTGGAGATATGAGTAATGATGATGACGAGGAATCATCGGACGAGCCAGCAGCTGGCAGTGTAAAGCTGCCTGAGCTTCGCGAAGGGGCAACTGTCACGATTAGCCGTTGTGTAGTGCGTCCTGGACGGACACAGCCACCGAAGCGTTACAATGAAGCTTCACTTTTGACGCAAATGGAGAAGCACGGACTGGGAACCCCGGCGACGCGCGCGGATATTATCGAGAAGCTGGTGAGCTCCGATACCATTGAACGTCAGGGCAATCTTCTGCATCCGACCGGAAAAGGCAAGCAGCTTATCGAACTGGTATCCACCCAGCTACGGACTCCGGATCTAACTGCGCGCTGGGAAGCTGAGCTGGAGAAAATTGCGCGTGGTCAAGGTAAACCGGAGCTCTTTTTGCAAGGTATACGCAGTATGGCACAAGAATTAGTGACTGGTGTAAAAACAAGCGGAGCAGAATACAAACCGCATAATGTCTCAAACAGTAATTGTCCGGAATGCGGTACAAGACTACTCGAGAAAAAGAGCAAACGGGGGAAGTTGCTTGTGTGTCCTGCGGATAACTGTGGTTATACCCGGGCCGGAGAGAAAAGATTATCGAATCGCCGCTGTCCGCAGTGCCATAAGAAAATGGAGCTTAAAGAGGGTAAAGCAGGTATGTTCGTTCAATGTCTGGGCTGTGGAATCACAGAAACTTTGGATAAGGACCACAAGCATGTGAATAAACGCGAACAGCAAAAGCTGGTACAGCAATACAGTAAGCAAGAAAGCATTGGCTCTAACCTTGGGGAACTGCTGAAAGCAGCGCTTGAAGGGCAAAAGAAGGATAAGTAG
- a CDS encoding MFS transporter: MLSKYIEQVIRVAAEQQVDPVKAADSPQGQGNSRFFFLVIVFMFWFSSYIYVPVLSPYVEHLGASYFMVGMVLGVYGLMQILFRLPIGIGSDYLNRRRPFIYLGLIASGASCFLFMWGAQPVWALAARAVSGIAASAWVVYTVMFAGYFPKEEAGKAMGMLQFTTVIAQLTSMMISGYMVEHWGWNTPFLMGGIVAIAALLLALRLPEQKQEKRQSAIQIKDLAGVMKEPLLVRVSLLSVLAHCVLFITMFGYTPNQALNIGASKESLGWLTLAFMIPHAVATLYGSRTFGRLLGDRGTLIIGFAGSALFTLLIPSMPTLAMLCLTQVGNGFMQGLIFPLLLGKSVSEVDPYKRATAMGFYQAVYAVGMSAGPFVAGWMSAHYGLTGGFWLGGIAAALAAVLSWIWMKDAKQ, encoded by the coding sequence ATGTTAAGCAAATACATAGAGCAGGTGATTAGGGTGGCAGCGGAGCAGCAAGTGGATCCAGTGAAAGCGGCAGATAGCCCACAGGGTCAGGGTAACAGCAGGTTTTTCTTTCTTGTGATTGTATTTATGTTCTGGTTCTCTTCTTATATTTATGTCCCGGTGCTTTCACCGTATGTGGAGCATTTGGGAGCATCGTATTTTATGGTAGGCATGGTGCTTGGCGTATACGGGTTAATGCAGATCCTGTTCCGACTGCCGATTGGTATCGGTTCAGATTATTTGAATCGGCGGCGGCCGTTTATCTATCTGGGATTGATTGCGAGCGGAGCCAGCTGTTTTCTTTTTATGTGGGGAGCACAGCCTGTTTGGGCATTGGCAGCACGTGCGGTATCCGGTATAGCGGCTTCGGCATGGGTCGTGTACACTGTGATGTTCGCGGGCTATTTCCCGAAAGAGGAAGCTGGAAAAGCAATGGGCATGCTGCAATTTACTACAGTTATCGCCCAATTGACCAGTATGATGATCAGTGGCTATATGGTGGAGCATTGGGGCTGGAATACCCCGTTCTTGATGGGTGGAATTGTAGCGATTGCGGCGTTGCTGCTTGCTCTGCGATTGCCTGAACAAAAACAGGAGAAACGGCAAAGTGCGATCCAGATCAAGGATTTGGCGGGTGTTATGAAGGAGCCCCTTTTGGTAAGAGTCTCACTGTTGTCTGTATTGGCACACTGTGTGCTATTCATTACGATGTTCGGATATACTCCGAACCAAGCCCTGAATATCGGAGCAAGCAAAGAAAGCTTGGGCTGGCTGACGCTTGCTTTCATGATTCCGCATGCTGTCGCGACCCTCTACGGCTCACGGACATTCGGAAGACTCCTAGGGGACAGGGGGACGCTTATCATAGGCTTCGCGGGCAGTGCATTGTTTACACTTCTTATTCCTTCTATGCCGACGTTAGCGATGCTTTGTCTGACTCAGGTAGGAAACGGATTTATGCAGGGACTTATTTTTCCATTGTTGTTAGGCAAGTCGGTGTCAGAAGTGGATCCATATAAACGTGCAACAGCTATGGGCTTCTATCAGGCTGTCTATGCGGTAGGCATGTCGGCGGGACCGTTCGTGGCAGGCTGGATGAGTGCTCACTATGGTTTGACCGGGGGGTTTTGGCTGGGCGGAATTGCGGCGGCGCTGGCTGCGGTGTTGTCATGGATATGGATGAAGGATGCGAAGCAGTGA
- a CDS encoding DUF1294 domain-containing protein, translating into MVKVIMLWFVVINIIGYVVMSEDKIKARKRRERVPEKTLFLLAAMGGALGVLIAMYRKRHKTRHMSFRIGIPLLLLLNIFLYSYFLR; encoded by the coding sequence ATGGTCAAGGTTATAATGTTGTGGTTTGTGGTAATTAATATAATCGGATATGTAGTGATGTCCGAAGACAAGATCAAAGCCCGTAAACGGCGAGAACGTGTACCTGAGAAGACACTTTTTCTGCTGGCAGCTATGGGCGGGGCACTAGGCGTGCTGATTGCCATGTATCGTAAGCGCCACAAGACACGACATATGTCCTTTAGGATCGGAATTCCGTTACTTCTGTTGCTGAATATCTTTTTGTACAGCTATTTTTTAAGGTGA
- a CDS encoding universal stress protein — translation MLFSKILLAYDGSKASNQALERAIELAKVTPGSTLHVVHAFEFPRFFIGEALAPLPASVNKEYYDLAVQTTEEVKGRLEAEGLNAEVELLQGSPAEVILKYAKEKAVDIIVIGSRGLGGIREFVLGSVSHNVVQSARIPVLVVK, via the coding sequence ATGTTATTCTCTAAAATTTTACTCGCCTATGATGGATCAAAGGCTTCTAATCAAGCATTGGAGCGCGCAATTGAACTCGCAAAAGTAACTCCGGGCTCTACGCTGCATGTTGTTCACGCATTTGAATTCCCAAGATTTTTTATCGGAGAAGCTTTAGCACCACTGCCAGCTTCAGTAAATAAAGAATATTATGATTTAGCAGTACAAACTACGGAAGAAGTGAAGGGACGCCTTGAGGCTGAAGGCTTGAATGCTGAGGTTGAGCTTTTACAAGGATCGCCTGCTGAAGTGATTTTGAAATATGCTAAAGAAAAGGCTGTGGACATCATTGTCATCGGCAGCCGCGGACTTGGCGGAATACGTGAATTTGTTCTGGGAAGTGTGAGTCACAATGTAGTACAAAGCGCCCGCATTCCTGTGCTGGTGGTCAAATAA
- the purE gene encoding 5-(carboxyamino)imidazole ribonucleotide mutase — protein MSVQVAVIMGSKSDWDTMEHACAVLEELGLSYEKKVVSAHRTPDLMFSYAEEAAGRGIRVIIAGAGGAAHLPGMVAAKTILPVIGVPVQSKALNGLDSLLSIVQMPGGIPVATVAIGKAGAINAGLLAAQIIGAFDPEVQQRAQLRRDAITGEVLESSDSL, from the coding sequence ATGTCAGTACAGGTAGCTGTTATCATGGGCAGTAAATCGGATTGGGACACGATGGAGCACGCTTGTGCGGTGCTTGAAGAGCTGGGATTATCTTATGAGAAGAAGGTAGTATCCGCGCACCGGACGCCGGACTTGATGTTCAGCTATGCGGAGGAAGCCGCGGGCCGGGGTATTCGCGTCATTATTGCAGGAGCGGGCGGTGCCGCGCATTTGCCGGGTATGGTGGCAGCAAAGACGATTCTGCCTGTGATTGGAGTGCCAGTGCAGTCGAAGGCGCTTAATGGGCTGGATTCGCTTCTCTCCATCGTGCAGATGCCAGGAGGCATTCCAGTGGCAACGGTAGCCATTGGTAAGGCAGGAGCCATTAATGCAGGCCTCCTGGCCGCACAGATTATCGGAGCGTTCGATCCAGAAGTGCAGCAGCGTGCGCAGCTGCGGCGGGATGCGATCACGGGCGAAGTCCTTGAAAGCAGCGACAGCTTATGA
- the purK gene encoding 5-(carboxyamino)imidazole ribonucleotide synthase, with the protein MRPEELKLQEAGGANSPAATNASGTGTVRTLLPGATVGVLGGGQLGRMMALAGSAMGYRFVALDPAPDAPSGQVTPQITAAYNDRDAARELARRSDVITYEFENVDAGVAALLTEESYVPQGSALLYTTQHRLREKAAIEAAGVPVAPYRKVDSLAELKVAAVELGLPCVLKTATGGYDGKGQAVIRQEEELEEAFRQVAPGAVVPELVLEKFVAFKCEISVVAARSASGEVKSFPPSENIHVNNILHLSIVPARVSEEIQRRACELAETLIAGLDAVGLLAVEMFVTEDGQLFVNELAPRPHNSGHYTMDACATSQFEQHVRAICNLPLGDTTLLTPVVMVNVLGQHLDGAIKATCTQDEKDNKLGVVPKLHIYGKTESKTGRKMGHINLLCKDTGDGLSWVEQSKLWRN; encoded by the coding sequence ATGAGACCGGAGGAGCTGAAGCTGCAGGAGGCTGGCGGCGCTAATTCGCCAGCTGCTACTAATGCGTCCGGTACGGGCACCGTCCGGACGCTACTGCCCGGCGCGACCGTCGGCGTGCTCGGCGGCGGGCAGCTCGGGCGCATGATGGCGCTGGCTGGCAGCGCCATGGGCTACCGCTTCGTGGCGCTGGACCCTGCGCCGGATGCGCCTAGCGGTCAAGTTACGCCGCAGATTACAGCGGCGTATAACGACCGGGACGCGGCGCGGGAGCTAGCGCGCCGCTCGGACGTCATCACGTACGAGTTCGAGAACGTCGACGCGGGTGTTGCCGCGCTGCTGACGGAGGAATCGTACGTGCCGCAGGGCAGCGCGCTGCTGTATACGACACAGCATCGGCTGCGCGAAAAAGCCGCCATCGAGGCGGCGGGCGTACCCGTCGCCCCGTACCGGAAGGTGGATAGCCTTGCGGAGCTGAAAGTGGCGGCGGTTGAACTTGGACTTCCCTGTGTGCTGAAGACAGCCACAGGCGGTTATGACGGCAAAGGACAAGCCGTGATCCGGCAGGAGGAAGAGCTGGAAGAAGCCTTCCGGCAAGTAGCACCCGGAGCGGTTGTACCGGAGCTGGTGCTTGAGAAATTTGTCGCTTTTAAGTGTGAAATATCTGTTGTTGCTGCACGCAGTGCATCTGGAGAGGTTAAGAGCTTTCCGCCATCGGAGAATATTCATGTGAATAATATTTTGCATCTGTCTATTGTGCCTGCAAGAGTATCAGAGGAGATTCAGCGGAGAGCATGCGAATTGGCAGAGACATTAATCGCTGGACTTGATGCGGTTGGGCTGTTGGCTGTAGAAATGTTCGTCACAGAGGATGGGCAATTGTTCGTCAATGAGCTAGCACCAAGGCCGCATAACTCCGGGCATTATACCATGGACGCTTGCGCGACTTCACAGTTCGAGCAGCATGTCCGGGCGATTTGTAATCTGCCGCTGGGCGATACAACGCTTTTGACACCCGTAGTTATGGTAAATGTACTAGGTCAGCATTTGGATGGCGCCATTAAAGCGACCTGTACACAGGACGAAAAAGATAATAAGCTGGGTGTTGTACCTAAGCTTCATATATATGGCAAGACTGAGAGTAAGACCGGCCGCAAGATGGGCCATATCAATCTGCTCTGCAAGGATACCGGAGACGGCTTGTCCTGGGTGGAGCAATCTAAACTTTGGAGGAACTAA